ACCCAAACCCTCATATCGACAAGTGGACCCAAAGTCTGTAAGTTCGGAAGTTGGGTCGTGAAGGAGGGCATTGTTCCTAAACCCCCAAGAGATTGGATACAAAACTTAGTGGTACTTCGACCTTAGAAACCTGCTTGACGAAAAACGGCACGTTTCCAAGCTCCTGATAACCCGAAGTTATTGCATCAAACTGTGAATCAAAGGCGCCAAGGACACGTTTTTCATGGATCACCACGAACTTCCCTTCGTGGGCTCCAACCAGAGACTCGAAATTTTCCTCATATGTTTTTAATTCGACAGCAAGCAACTCGGGCATATATGTACCTCCTTCCTACACATGCTTATATCTGCCTTTTTATGAAATAATCTCATAATCTCAACCGAGAGTCAAGTTCAACATAGTGGCAAGGCAATTTGTCACAATTGCTCGGTCTGTTCGTCCAACGTCAGAAGTAAGCCACCGGGCTACAGACTATGCCATGTGCACCGGCGAAATTCCCGGTCGGTTTGAGTGAGTGGTTAGCTGTTTTTATTAATAACTATAATGCGCAAACCGCTTCGCCCGTGTTTAGAATATGTTTTTTGTAGAAATAATCAAGCGGAAAGTTCTTGACTTATTAGAACATATGTTCTATAAATAAAAAACGCTATTAAATACAATATATGGTATATTAATAAAAAATAAAACAACATTTAGTATTATTAATAGTCTCCAAATTATTTAACTCAACTATTTAAGATTATAAATGGAGGGCAAATTATGATACTTAATAACAAACAAATAGAGGAGGCTTATCAAAAAGGTGATATACTTATTAACCCATTTGATGAATCACAAGTTCAGGCCGCGACATATGATTTTAGGGTAGGAGATCAGGGAGCGACCACAAGCACGAAAAAAATTGTAAATATCAGAGAGGCGGGTTATCTCTTGCTTCAACCAGGCGATTTTGGTGTTATAACTGTCTTGGAAGAAGTTCGCTTAGGGCCACAACATGCAGCAAGATTCGGTCTTCGTTCAAAGTATGCCCGGAAGGGATTAATTGCAACTACAGGGCCACAAATTGATCCAGGTTTTCACGGTAAACTCATTATAGGTGTAACAAATCTCACTCCAAAACCAGTTTCACTTCCATATAGGGACGACTTGGTTTCTGTCGAGTTTCATCGTCTTGAAGAACCTTCTACAAAACCATATTGTGGACCGTATCAACATAAAATGGAATTGGGTGCTGAAGAAATCGAGTTCATTACAGAGACAGAAGGTATGGCTCTTTCGGAAGTTCTAACCACATTACGCTCTCTTAGCGCAAACGTCGGACAACTTTCCAAAGAAGTAAAGATTATGCAGTGGGTGATACCTGTTATATTAACAATTGGATTGGCTATTCTTGGGATGATGATTGCTTTAAAATGAATGTGCATAAAACAGATATTTGCTCATCACTCCCCACTTCATTATTATACTGGATAATCAAACTCGAGTGGCATTGTATCACCATATTTAGTACTACTCCGACAATTCATGTTTTATGTCATTCCGAACGACCGAAGGGAGTGAAGAATCTTTCCGTCCAGGGTCTAATTTGTGAGATTTCTCGTCGCTGCGCTTCTCGGAATGACAATGTGTCGGAGTAGTATTAGGTGATAAATACCTCCATTGGGGGTTAAATTTTATTTGTAGCTAACGCCGGTCGAGCGATTGGTTAGGCGGGCCGCTGTCAGCGGTCCACCGACAATCGCGAGTCCGGGCGTAGCAGGGCAGTTCCACCGTAAGGCAGGCGAGAGCGTGGAGACGCGCCCTTATTATTGCTTCTATCCAATTTTTACACGGTGCGTCTCAAGCGGCCCGCCTTACAATTATTATAAGAATTTCCCATTTATTGCTAAATTTCCCATAATCTCTGTATAAAATCAATTAAAATATCTCCTGATTATTAACTTTTTTGTTGATTAACCTTCGTATTTTTGCTTTCATAACATGTAAAAGAGAACCTCGTATATTGTAGGAAAATTGTCATATATGCCGGAAAAAAGAATTTTACCAGAATTTCAAAACTTTCTTCATATAAAGTAACTGTAACTATTCAGGTAGGCACAGAGCACCAAAGGCACAAAGTAGGAAAAAAACAACGAAACGACCCTGCTCCGCTCTGCTTTGTGCCTATGTGCCTTTGCCACTTTGTGCCTGAGTAGTTACAAGTAACTATACATTTTGGGTCTGCATTAGACAAGCAAAATGTCGTCTAATGCTGTGATTGGGTATGTTATACGGCTATGCTGTGTCTTTTACTATCTCTACCCAGAGTAGATGTTTGAGTCTTTCTCTGGTTTTAATGTCTCGGATTGATTCAAGATACGAGTTAACAACCTGAGCAATCCTATTTTTTAGTGCTTCTAACTCTGAAAGAATATTGTCTAAGTGGCCATCATCTTTGGGAACTTTCACCTTCTCCAGCCCCACCTCAAGAAATACCCTGAGATAGCGGGCTTCTTCCTCAGAGCCACATTCAATATGTTGCCTGCCAGAAGAGAGTCTCCATCCAAACAAACTTCGCTCAATTTTTATCTCGCCGGATGCTTTGGGAAGTATTTTTGTTAAGAGAGGTTTCAAGGTAAGAATCTTCTCTCTATAGAATTTGCCGAGTGTCTCCTCACCGATATTGCTCATCACGGTTTTTACAAAGGCATCTACATCTATCCCTTCTTTTGTTTTTTTCTTTTTTCCAAAACTCTTTGCCTTCTCAATTCTTGATTTAACCAGGTCTATTACTGCCCGATAAACCTCAAGTTGCTCCTCTTCTGTAAGCCCTAAGATTTCACCCATAATGATTTTATCCAGTTCTCTACGGTCAGGCTTGACTTTGGAAAGGGATACTTCGGCGGGGGAAGAGGCGCCAAGCTCGTGGAAGATAGATAAGATTTTTCTATCGCTAATATGTCTTAAGAGAGATGAAAGACGTCGCTGTAATTCCTTAGTAATACTGGAGGGAATTTGCAAACGTTCGACTTGATAAACATTTGTATAAACTGCACCCTCTCCTAAATTTGTAATCCCATCTATCTCAATCATTAGAGGAATGATGGAGCTATTTAGATAGGCGTGAAACAAGGTATAATCGGCCTTGTTTTTAAGGTAAATGTAAAAGAATCTTTTGTCTGCCCAAGTTTTTTGCGTGTCATATATCCCATATCTGTCGTTATAAGCATCGGACCAAATGAGATCGGGTTTTTCCCAAATCCCCAAGTCATACCATCTTCCTCTACTTGCACAGGTTGGCCTTTTATCAAATCCCTTACGGTCACCTTCTTGAATGTATCTCAGGATATTTGTACCCTTCAAATCCTTCTTGTCCTTATGAACCATCAAAACCCGGTATTTCAAATCTTCCGGTTTAACGACGATGGATTTGCATTCCCGTGGAGATTTGATGACATAATTCGGCACCCAATTCCCGTTCTCATCCTGATGCATCCAGAACTCTTTCTCAATCCCTTTTTCCTTTATCTCCTCCTCGGTAAGATAGAAGAACTCATTGGCACCGGTAGTGAAGCCACGCCTTACCTCGGCGATCTC
The DNA window shown above is from Syntrophales bacterium and carries:
- the dcd gene encoding dCTP deaminase, giving the protein MILNNKQIEEAYQKGDILINPFDESQVQAATYDFRVGDQGATTSTKKIVNIREAGYLLLQPGDFGVITVLEEVRLGPQHAARFGLRSKYARKGLIATTGPQIDPGFHGKLIIGVTNLTPKPVSLPYRDDLVSVEFHRLEEPSTKPYCGPYQHKMELGAEEIEFITETEGMALSEVLTTLRSLSANVGQLSKEVKIMQWVIPVILTIGLAILGMMIALK